Proteins from a genomic interval of Cuculus canorus isolate bCucCan1 chromosome 17, bCucCan1.pri, whole genome shotgun sequence:
- the PPTC7 gene encoding protein phosphatase PTC7 homolog: protein MFSVLSYGRLVARAVLGGLSQTDSRDYSLVTASCGFGKDFRKGILKKGMCYGDDACFVARHRTADVLGVADGVGGWRDYGVDPSQFSGTLMRTCERLVKEGRFVPSNPVGILTAGYCELLQNKVPLLGSSTACIVVLDRTSHRLHTANLGDSGFLVVRGGEVVHRSDEQQHYFNTPFQLSIAPPEAEGVVLSDSPDAADSTSFDVQLGDIILTATDGLFDNMPDYMILQELKKLKNSNYESIQQTARSIAEQAHELAYDPTYMSPFAQFACDNGLNVRGGKPDDITVLLSIVAEYTD, encoded by the exons ATGTTCTCGGTGCTCTCCTACGGCAGGCTGGTGGCCAGGGCGGTGCTGGGCGGCCTCTCCCAGACGGATTCCCGCGACTACAGCCTGGTGACGGCCAGCTGCGGCTTCGGCAAGGATTTCCGCAAGGGCATCCTCAAGAAAGGCATGTGCTACGGGGATGACGCCTGCTTCGTGGCCCGGCACCGGACGGCAGACGTGCTGG gGGTAGCAGATGGTGTAGGTGGCTGGAGAGACTATGGGGTTGACCCTTCTCAGTTCTCAGGGACTCTAATGCGAACATGTGAACGTTTAGTAAAAGAAGGACGGTTTGTACCAAGTAATCCTGTCGGGATTCTCACCGCAGGTTATTgtgagctgctgcagaacaaaGTACCTTTGCTTG ggagcagcacagctTGTATAGTAGTTCTGGACAGAACAAGTCATCGTTTACACACAGCCAACTTGGGAGATTCTGGATTTTTGGTAGTCAGAGGAGGAGAAGTAGTACATCGGTCTGACGAGCAGCAGCATTACTTCAACACTCCGTTCCAGCTGTCCATAGCTCCACCAGAGGCAGAAGGAGTTGTCTTAAGTGACAG CCCCGATGCTGCCGAtagcacttcttttgatgtcCAACTCGGAGACATTATTTTGACTGCCACAGACGGACTGTTTGACAACATGCCTGACTACATGATTCTTCAAGAGCTTAAAAAGCTGAAG AACTCCAACTATGAGAGTATACAGCAGACTGCAAGAAGCATCGCTGAACAAGCTCACGAGCTGGCATATGATCCCACTTACATGTCGCCGTTCGCACAGTTTGCGTGTGACAATGGATTGAATGTGAGAG GGGGAAAACCAGATGACATTACCGTCCTTCTTTCTATCGTAGCCGAATATACAGACTGA
- the RAD9B gene encoding cell cycle checkpoint control protein RAD9B isoform X4, with protein sequence MKCVMGGAHLRVFGRAIHAIARISDEFWFDPIEKGLALRSVNSSRSAYAYVFFSSMFFQHYCWTAVSQPHQKEKQLSLPCKLIIKSVLPVFRCVNVLERNVEKCSIYTNINDHHITFQLLCKHDFSKTMLTEIQLNPEEFDYFQVGVDSEVTFCLKELRGLLAFSEATGVPVSIHFDISGKPIAFSIEDMVLEASFILATLSEIEKETASQQPPCFSQQRERSKNCMDKPQKTSMDKDNNAEAVAAPNMESAKPGSPLARQEIKSIPRVPNPVMTGREGPAMADNHTVLEGEVTESHYQKICRSPFPLPAPMFKHSRECCARPKGAQQPRAVVDAHLCTDCDITALTDRGFAISFTLKKHILV encoded by the exons ATGAAGTGCGTGATGGGGGGCGCTCACCTCAGAG TGTTTGGAAGAGCAATACATGCCATAGCACGCATTAGTGATGAATTTTGGTTTGACCCCATAGAAAAAGGC CTTGCCTTGAGATCAGTGAATTCTTCAAGGTCAGCATACGCATAtgtcttcttctcttccatGTTTTTTCAACATTACTGCTGGACAGCTGTCTCTCAGCCacatcagaaggaaaaacagttaTCCCTCCCATGTAAATTGATAATTAAG tcagtTCTCCCTGTATTTAGATGTGTAAATGTGCTGGAAAGGAACGTAgagaaatgcagcatttatACAAATATTAATGATCATCACATAACTtttcagctcctctgcaaaCACG atttttcaaagacaATGCTTACTGAAATACAACTAAATCCTGAGGAATTTGACTACTTTCAAGTTGGAGTAGACTCTGAAGTGACATTTTGCCTTAAAGAATTGAGG GGACTACTAGCATTTTCAGAAGCTACCGGTGTTCCCGTCTCCATCCATTTTGACATATCTGGGAA ACCAATTGCTTTCAGCATTGAAGACATGGTGCTGGAAGCCAGCTTTATTTTGGCTACCTTGTCTGAGATTGAAAAGGAGACAGCTTCCCAGCAGCCTCCATGCTTTTCACAGCAGCGGGAAAG ATCGAAGAATTGTATGGATAAGCCACAAAAAACCTCAATGGATAAAGACAACAATGCAGAAGCAGTTGCTGCACCAAACATGGAGTCAGCAAAACCTGGGAGTCCTTTGGCAAGACAAGAGATTAAAAGCATTCCCAGAGTCCCAAATCCAGTGATgacaggcagagaaggaccAGCCATGGCCGATAACCACACAGTGCTGGAAGGAGAGGTAACAGAGTCTCATTATCAGAAG ATCTGCAGGagtcccttccctctccctgcccctaTGTTCAAACACAGCCGAGAATGCTGTGCGAGGCCAAAGGGAGCTCAGCagcccagggcggtggtggatGCACATCTCTGCACTGACTGTGACATCACTGCATTAACAGACAGAGGTTTTGCAATCagctttactttaaaaaaacacattttagtaTAA
- the RAD9B gene encoding cell cycle checkpoint control protein RAD9B isoform X2, giving the protein MFGRAIHAIARISDEFWFDPIEKGLALRSVNSSRSAYAYVFFSSMFFQHYCWTAVSQPHQKEKQLSLPCKLIIKSVLPVFRCVNVLERNVEKCSIYTNINDHHITFQLLCKHGVVKTYNLTFQECDPLQAVFAKHLCPNVLKVHSRLLADIMIHFPTSQEEVTLSVTPMKVCFKSYTEEDTDFSKTMLTEIQLNPEEFDYFQVGVDSEVTFCLKELRGLLAFSEATGVPVSIHFDISGKPIAFSIEDMVLEASFILATLSEIEKETASQQPPCFSQQRERSKNCMDKPQKTSMDKDNNAEAVAAPNMESAKPGSPLARQEIKSIPRVPNPVMTGREGPAMADNHTVLEGEVTESHYQKICRSPFPLPAPMFKHSRECCARPKGAQQPRAVVDAHLCTDCDITALTDRGFAISFTLKKHILV; this is encoded by the exons A TGTTTGGAAGAGCAATACATGCCATAGCACGCATTAGTGATGAATTTTGGTTTGACCCCATAGAAAAAGGC CTTGCCTTGAGATCAGTGAATTCTTCAAGGTCAGCATACGCATAtgtcttcttctcttccatGTTTTTTCAACATTACTGCTGGACAGCTGTCTCTCAGCCacatcagaaggaaaaacagttaTCCCTCCCATGTAAATTGATAATTAAG tcagtTCTCCCTGTATTTAGATGTGTAAATGTGCTGGAAAGGAACGTAgagaaatgcagcatttatACAAATATTAATGATCATCACATAACTtttcagctcctctgcaaaCACG GTGTTGTTAAAACATATAATTTGACTTTTCAAGAGTGTGATCCACTGCAGGCAGTTTTTGCAAAGCACTTGTGTCCAAACGTACTTAAAGTCCACTCCAG GCTGCTGGCTGATATCATGATTCACTTTCCCACCAGTCAAGAGGAAGTAACCTTATCAGTTACTCCAATGAAAGTTTGTTTCAAGAGTTACACTGAGGAAGACACTG atttttcaaagacaATGCTTACTGAAATACAACTAAATCCTGAGGAATTTGACTACTTTCAAGTTGGAGTAGACTCTGAAGTGACATTTTGCCTTAAAGAATTGAGG GGACTACTAGCATTTTCAGAAGCTACCGGTGTTCCCGTCTCCATCCATTTTGACATATCTGGGAA ACCAATTGCTTTCAGCATTGAAGACATGGTGCTGGAAGCCAGCTTTATTTTGGCTACCTTGTCTGAGATTGAAAAGGAGACAGCTTCCCAGCAGCCTCCATGCTTTTCACAGCAGCGGGAAAG ATCGAAGAATTGTATGGATAAGCCACAAAAAACCTCAATGGATAAAGACAACAATGCAGAAGCAGTTGCTGCACCAAACATGGAGTCAGCAAAACCTGGGAGTCCTTTGGCAAGACAAGAGATTAAAAGCATTCCCAGAGTCCCAAATCCAGTGATgacaggcagagaaggaccAGCCATGGCCGATAACCACACAGTGCTGGAAGGAGAGGTAACAGAGTCTCATTATCAGAAG ATCTGCAGGagtcccttccctctccctgcccctaTGTTCAAACACAGCCGAGAATGCTGTGCGAGGCCAAAGGGAGCTCAGCagcccagggcggtggtggatGCACATCTCTGCACTGACTGTGACATCACTGCATTAACAGACAGAGGTTTTGCAATCagctttactttaaaaaaacacattttagtaTAA
- the RAD9B gene encoding cell cycle checkpoint control protein RAD9B isoform X1, giving the protein MKCVMGGAHLRVFGRAIHAIARISDEFWFDPIEKGLALRSVNSSRSAYAYVFFSSMFFQHYCWTAVSQPHQKEKQLSLPCKLIIKSVLPVFRCVNVLERNVEKCSIYTNINDHHITFQLLCKHGVVKTYNLTFQECDPLQAVFAKHLCPNVLKVHSRLLADIMIHFPTSQEEVTLSVTPMKVCFKSYTEEDTDFSKTMLTEIQLNPEEFDYFQVGVDSEVTFCLKELRGLLAFSEATGVPVSIHFDISGKPIAFSIEDMVLEASFILATLSEIEKETASQQPPCFSQQRERSKNCMDKPQKTSMDKDNNAEAVAAPNMESAKPGSPLARQEIKSIPRVPNPVMTGREGPAMADNHTVLEGEVTESHYQKICRSPFPLPAPMFKHSRECCARPKGAQQPRAVVDAHLCTDCDITALTDRGFAISFTLKKHILV; this is encoded by the exons ATGAAGTGCGTGATGGGGGGCGCTCACCTCAGAG TGTTTGGAAGAGCAATACATGCCATAGCACGCATTAGTGATGAATTTTGGTTTGACCCCATAGAAAAAGGC CTTGCCTTGAGATCAGTGAATTCTTCAAGGTCAGCATACGCATAtgtcttcttctcttccatGTTTTTTCAACATTACTGCTGGACAGCTGTCTCTCAGCCacatcagaaggaaaaacagttaTCCCTCCCATGTAAATTGATAATTAAG tcagtTCTCCCTGTATTTAGATGTGTAAATGTGCTGGAAAGGAACGTAgagaaatgcagcatttatACAAATATTAATGATCATCACATAACTtttcagctcctctgcaaaCACG GTGTTGTTAAAACATATAATTTGACTTTTCAAGAGTGTGATCCACTGCAGGCAGTTTTTGCAAAGCACTTGTGTCCAAACGTACTTAAAGTCCACTCCAG GCTGCTGGCTGATATCATGATTCACTTTCCCACCAGTCAAGAGGAAGTAACCTTATCAGTTACTCCAATGAAAGTTTGTTTCAAGAGTTACACTGAGGAAGACACTG atttttcaaagacaATGCTTACTGAAATACAACTAAATCCTGAGGAATTTGACTACTTTCAAGTTGGAGTAGACTCTGAAGTGACATTTTGCCTTAAAGAATTGAGG GGACTACTAGCATTTTCAGAAGCTACCGGTGTTCCCGTCTCCATCCATTTTGACATATCTGGGAA ACCAATTGCTTTCAGCATTGAAGACATGGTGCTGGAAGCCAGCTTTATTTTGGCTACCTTGTCTGAGATTGAAAAGGAGACAGCTTCCCAGCAGCCTCCATGCTTTTCACAGCAGCGGGAAAG ATCGAAGAATTGTATGGATAAGCCACAAAAAACCTCAATGGATAAAGACAACAATGCAGAAGCAGTTGCTGCACCAAACATGGAGTCAGCAAAACCTGGGAGTCCTTTGGCAAGACAAGAGATTAAAAGCATTCCCAGAGTCCCAAATCCAGTGATgacaggcagagaaggaccAGCCATGGCCGATAACCACACAGTGCTGGAAGGAGAGGTAACAGAGTCTCATTATCAGAAG ATCTGCAGGagtcccttccctctccctgcccctaTGTTCAAACACAGCCGAGAATGCTGTGCGAGGCCAAAGGGAGCTCAGCagcccagggcggtggtggatGCACATCTCTGCACTGACTGTGACATCACTGCATTAACAGACAGAGGTTTTGCAATCagctttactttaaaaaaacacattttagtaTAA
- the RAD9B gene encoding cell cycle checkpoint control protein RAD9B isoform X5 produces the protein MFFQHYCWTAVSQPHQKEKQLSLPCKLIIKSVLPVFRCVNVLERNVEKCSIYTNINDHHITFQLLCKHGVVKTYNLTFQECDPLQAVFAKHLCPNVLKVHSRLLADIMIHFPTSQEEVTLSVTPMKVCFKSYTEEDTDFSKTMLTEIQLNPEEFDYFQVGVDSEVTFCLKELRGLLAFSEATGVPVSIHFDISGKPIAFSIEDMVLEASFILATLSEIEKETASQQPPCFSQQRERSKNCMDKPQKTSMDKDNNAEAVAAPNMESAKPGSPLARQEIKSIPRVPNPVMTGREGPAMADNHTVLEGEVTESHYQKICRSPFPLPAPMFKHSRECCARPKGAQQPRAVVDAHLCTDCDITALTDRGFAISFTLKKHILV, from the exons atGTTTTTTCAACATTACTGCTGGACAGCTGTCTCTCAGCCacatcagaaggaaaaacagttaTCCCTCCCATGTAAATTGATAATTAAG tcagtTCTCCCTGTATTTAGATGTGTAAATGTGCTGGAAAGGAACGTAgagaaatgcagcatttatACAAATATTAATGATCATCACATAACTtttcagctcctctgcaaaCACG GTGTTGTTAAAACATATAATTTGACTTTTCAAGAGTGTGATCCACTGCAGGCAGTTTTTGCAAAGCACTTGTGTCCAAACGTACTTAAAGTCCACTCCAG GCTGCTGGCTGATATCATGATTCACTTTCCCACCAGTCAAGAGGAAGTAACCTTATCAGTTACTCCAATGAAAGTTTGTTTCAAGAGTTACACTGAGGAAGACACTG atttttcaaagacaATGCTTACTGAAATACAACTAAATCCTGAGGAATTTGACTACTTTCAAGTTGGAGTAGACTCTGAAGTGACATTTTGCCTTAAAGAATTGAGG GGACTACTAGCATTTTCAGAAGCTACCGGTGTTCCCGTCTCCATCCATTTTGACATATCTGGGAA ACCAATTGCTTTCAGCATTGAAGACATGGTGCTGGAAGCCAGCTTTATTTTGGCTACCTTGTCTGAGATTGAAAAGGAGACAGCTTCCCAGCAGCCTCCATGCTTTTCACAGCAGCGGGAAAG ATCGAAGAATTGTATGGATAAGCCACAAAAAACCTCAATGGATAAAGACAACAATGCAGAAGCAGTTGCTGCACCAAACATGGAGTCAGCAAAACCTGGGAGTCCTTTGGCAAGACAAGAGATTAAAAGCATTCCCAGAGTCCCAAATCCAGTGATgacaggcagagaaggaccAGCCATGGCCGATAACCACACAGTGCTGGAAGGAGAGGTAACAGAGTCTCATTATCAGAAG ATCTGCAGGagtcccttccctctccctgcccctaTGTTCAAACACAGCCGAGAATGCTGTGCGAGGCCAAAGGGAGCTCAGCagcccagggcggtggtggatGCACATCTCTGCACTGACTGTGACATCACTGCATTAACAGACAGAGGTTTTGCAATCagctttactttaaaaaaacacattttagtaTAA
- the RAD9B gene encoding cell cycle checkpoint control protein RAD9B isoform X3 translates to MKCVMGGAHLRVFGRAIHAIARISDEFWFDPIEKGLALRSVNSSRSAYAYVFFSSMFFQHYCWTAVSQPHQKEKQLSLPCKLIIKSVLPVFRCVNVLERNVEKCSIYTNINDHHITFQLLCKHGVVKTYNLTFQECDPLQAVFAKHLCPNVLKVHSRLLADIMIHFPTSQEEVTLSVTPMKVCFKSYTEEDTDFSKTMLTEIQLNPEEFDYFQVGVDSEVTFCLKELRGLLAFSEATGVPVSIHFDISGKPIAFSIEDMVLEASFILATLSEIEKETASQQPPCFSQQRERSKNCMDKPQKTSMDKDNNAEAVAAPNMESAKPGSPLARQEIKSIPRVPNPVMTGREGPAMADNHTVLEGEVTESHYQKFHSLFFGAVSCKEKDAISHPFHSLATASDTEEDLGNVQSSPVL, encoded by the exons ATGAAGTGCGTGATGGGGGGCGCTCACCTCAGAG TGTTTGGAAGAGCAATACATGCCATAGCACGCATTAGTGATGAATTTTGGTTTGACCCCATAGAAAAAGGC CTTGCCTTGAGATCAGTGAATTCTTCAAGGTCAGCATACGCATAtgtcttcttctcttccatGTTTTTTCAACATTACTGCTGGACAGCTGTCTCTCAGCCacatcagaaggaaaaacagttaTCCCTCCCATGTAAATTGATAATTAAG tcagtTCTCCCTGTATTTAGATGTGTAAATGTGCTGGAAAGGAACGTAgagaaatgcagcatttatACAAATATTAATGATCATCACATAACTtttcagctcctctgcaaaCACG GTGTTGTTAAAACATATAATTTGACTTTTCAAGAGTGTGATCCACTGCAGGCAGTTTTTGCAAAGCACTTGTGTCCAAACGTACTTAAAGTCCACTCCAG GCTGCTGGCTGATATCATGATTCACTTTCCCACCAGTCAAGAGGAAGTAACCTTATCAGTTACTCCAATGAAAGTTTGTTTCAAGAGTTACACTGAGGAAGACACTG atttttcaaagacaATGCTTACTGAAATACAACTAAATCCTGAGGAATTTGACTACTTTCAAGTTGGAGTAGACTCTGAAGTGACATTTTGCCTTAAAGAATTGAGG GGACTACTAGCATTTTCAGAAGCTACCGGTGTTCCCGTCTCCATCCATTTTGACATATCTGGGAA ACCAATTGCTTTCAGCATTGAAGACATGGTGCTGGAAGCCAGCTTTATTTTGGCTACCTTGTCTGAGATTGAAAAGGAGACAGCTTCCCAGCAGCCTCCATGCTTTTCACAGCAGCGGGAAAG ATCGAAGAATTGTATGGATAAGCCACAAAAAACCTCAATGGATAAAGACAACAATGCAGAAGCAGTTGCTGCACCAAACATGGAGTCAGCAAAACCTGGGAGTCCTTTGGCAAGACAAGAGATTAAAAGCATTCCCAGAGTCCCAAATCCAGTGATgacaggcagagaaggaccAGCCATGGCCGATAACCACACAGTGCTGGAAGGAGAGGTAACAGAGTCTCATTATCAGAAG tttcattccCTGTTTTTCGGAGCAGTTTCTTGTAAGGAGAAAGATGCCATCAGTCACCCCTTCCATAGTCTAGCAACAGCTAGTGATACTGAAGAGGATTTGGGCAACGTGCAGAGCTCCCCAGTTCTCTAG
- the VPS29 gene encoding vacuolar protein sorting-associated protein 29 isoform X2, whose product MLVLVLGDLHIPHRCNSLPAKFKKLLVPGKIQHILCTGNLCTKDTYDYLKTLAGDVHVVRGDFDENLNYPEQKVVTVGQFKIGLIHGHQVIPWGDMASLALLQRQFDVDILISGHTHKFEAFEHENKFYINPGSATGAYHALENNIIPSFVLMDIQASTVVTYVYQLIGDDVKVERIEYKKS is encoded by the exons ATG TTGGTGTTAGTATTAGGAGATCTTCACATTCCACATCGTTGCAACAGCCTCCCAGCCAAGTTCAAAAAACTGTTGGTTCCAGGGAAGATCCAACACATCCTCTGCACAGGAAACCTCTGCACCAAGGACACTTATGACTACCTCAAGACCCTGGCTGGGGATGTTCACGTTGTTAGAGGGGACTTTGATGAG aaccTGAATTATCCTGAACAGAAAGTTGTAACTGTCGGACAGTTCAAAATTGGGCTGATTCATGGTCATCAGGTTATTCCTTGGGGTGATATGGCcagcctggcactgctgcagaggCAGTTCGATGTGGACATCCTAATTTCAGGACATACACACAAATTTGAAGCGTTTGAACATGAAAACAAGTTCTATATCAATCCAGGATCAGCTACAGGAGCCTATCATGCCTTAGAGAA cAACATCATTCCTTCATTTGTGCTGATGGATATCCAGGCTTCTACAGTAGTTACATATGTCTATCAGTTAATTGGAGATGATGTCAAAGTAGAAAGAATTGAGTACAAAAAGTcctaa
- the VPS29 gene encoding vacuolar protein sorting-associated protein 29 isoform X1 produces MTPDKLVLVLGDLHIPHRCNSLPAKFKKLLVPGKIQHILCTGNLCTKDTYDYLKTLAGDVHVVRGDFDENLNYPEQKVVTVGQFKIGLIHGHQVIPWGDMASLALLQRQFDVDILISGHTHKFEAFEHENKFYINPGSATGAYHALENNIIPSFVLMDIQASTVVTYVYQLIGDDVKVERIEYKKS; encoded by the exons atGACACCCGATAAGTTGGTGTTAGTATTAGGAGATCTTCACATTCCACATCGTTGCAACAGCCTCCCAGCCAAGTTCAAAAAACTGTTGGTTCCAGGGAAGATCCAACACATCCTCTGCACAGGAAACCTCTGCACCAAGGACACTTATGACTACCTCAAGACCCTGGCTGGGGATGTTCACGTTGTTAGAGGGGACTTTGATGAG aaccTGAATTATCCTGAACAGAAAGTTGTAACTGTCGGACAGTTCAAAATTGGGCTGATTCATGGTCATCAGGTTATTCCTTGGGGTGATATGGCcagcctggcactgctgcagaggCAGTTCGATGTGGACATCCTAATTTCAGGACATACACACAAATTTGAAGCGTTTGAACATGAAAACAAGTTCTATATCAATCCAGGATCAGCTACAGGAGCCTATCATGCCTTAGAGAA cAACATCATTCCTTCATTTGTGCTGATGGATATCCAGGCTTCTACAGTAGTTACATATGTCTATCAGTTAATTGGAGATGATGTCAAAGTAGAAAGAATTGAGTACAAAAAGTcctaa
- the VPS29 gene encoding vacuolar protein sorting-associated protein 29 isoform X3 codes for MTPDKLVLVLGDLHIPHRCNSLPAKFKKLLVPGKIQHILCTGNLCTKDTYDYLKTLAGDVHVVRGDFDEQHHSFICADGYPGFYSSYICLSVNWR; via the exons atGACACCCGATAAGTTGGTGTTAGTATTAGGAGATCTTCACATTCCACATCGTTGCAACAGCCTCCCAGCCAAGTTCAAAAAACTGTTGGTTCCAGGGAAGATCCAACACATCCTCTGCACAGGAAACCTCTGCACCAAGGACACTTATGACTACCTCAAGACCCTGGCTGGGGATGTTCACGTTGTTAGAGGGGACTTTGATGAG cAACATCATTCCTTCATTTGTGCTGATGGATATCCAGGCTTCTACAGTAGTTACATATGTCTATCAGTTAATTGGAGATGA